TTTTAGCTGGACCATTGCGTTGAGGGAATTCGGAATTAAAAACTCTTGACAAGATTTTTCCCTTAGAGCAAACTCAAGTAGCCTTTGAATATCTCGAAGAGGAGAGGTATTTTGGCAAAGTGGCGATCGCTTTCTAGTATTCCTGGCTGAGCTATGTTGAGAACGCTTTTCCGTACAATTGCACTCGCCGCCGTGCTGCTTTCTAATACCAGGGCGATCGCATCTCCTTTAACTATTGCAAGTTTAACTCCAGCGCGCGAAGAAACTCGCATTGGCTTACCGAATGGGTTTCAATACCCAAATGGCATTGCCCGCGCTAGTGACGGAACACTGTACGTGGGTTCAGTGACAAGCGGCAAAATTCTCCAAGTTCGACCAAATGGTAGAATTGAAACTTTCTTCTCAGGAAATAATGAAATATTTGCCGCTAATAGTCTGCGGCTCGACGAGCAACGCGGTATTTTGTGGGGAGCCTCATCAGACTTTTTAGGCGTGCGCGGTGTTGATGGCAAAGTCACTCGCCGTCCCCATCGGATCTTTGCACTCGATATTCGGACTGGTAAAGTGCTGCGGGTGGTTTTGATGCCAGATGGCGGCTTTGGTAATGACATGGCGATCGATCCCAAAGGTGGAGTTTACCTCACTGATAGTAATCGTCCTCGCATTTACTATCTTGCACCTGGAGCCAAGCAACTTCAGGTTTGGGCTGAAGACGATCGCTTGCGCTCTCAACCAGTTGGTTTAGCTGGAATTGCACGAGCAGCTAACGGTATCGTAGTTGTGGGGCTGTTCTCCGGTGGCAGATTATTCAAAGTGACTCCATCACCACAGGGAACGCAAGTAGACGCGATTTCGCTGCAACGCTCGATTGAAAATCCAGATGGTATGGTCTTTGCTCCAGATGGTTCGCTACTCGTATTAGAAGGAGCGATCGCCAGTGGTAACGGTCGTCTGCTCTGCATTCGTGACATTCTTACACCTGCATCGCAACCAAAAGCGATCGAAGTCTTAGCGGACAAAATGGAATCGCCCGTTAATTTGACTGTAGCAGATCGACAAATATGGGTGACAGAATCGCGCATTCGCCATCGTCTCATTCCAGGAAAAGAAACTGCCATTCCCGATCGCTTTTTCATCCGCCGTTTTACGTTACCGTCTTCTAAGACCACCAAGACTTCTTGGTTA
This window of the Chroococcidiopsis thermalis PCC 7203 genome carries:
- a CDS encoding SMP-30/gluconolactonase/LRE family protein; translated protein: MGSVTSGKILQVRPNGRIETFFSGNNEIFAANSLRLDEQRGILWGASSDFLGVRGVDGKVTRRPHRIFALDIRTGKVLRVVLMPDGGFGNDMAIDPKGGVYLTDSNRPRIYYLAPGAKQLQVWAEDDRLRSQPVGLAGIARAANGIVVVGLFSGGRLFKVTPSPQGTQVDAISLQRSIENPDGMVFAPDGSLLVLEGAIASGNGRLLCIRDILTPASQPKAIEVLADKMESPVNLTVADRQIWVTESRIRHRLIPGKETAIPDRFFIRRFTLPSSKTTKTSWLRFDPP